A stretch of Desulfitobacterium dichloroeliminans LMG P-21439 DNA encodes these proteins:
- a CDS encoding FAD-binding oxidoreductase, whose product MLSQTIIDRLQEIVGEKNVVTRPTELYAYGYDGTLLSGDAMGVVFPQSTDQVVELVKYMNEQNIKMVPRGAGTNVSGGTIPSEKSIVVNCTRMTKVLEIDTENFVAVVEPGVVNFDLQQELEKYGFYYPPDPSSWKASTLGGNIGECSGGPRCFKYGVTRDSILGLEVVLPNGKVIRTGGRNFKSEPGLDLTRIIVGSEGTLGYVTKAYLRILPKPTTKKTMLAVYSKVEEASQTVADIVAAGIIPTTLEMMDNLLINTTEDYCHAGLPRDAGAILIIEIDGYPEDMEEQIATIRGVTEKANARDFKIAQSAAEVDQIWLSRRVAFGSVARVKPCYSIQDITLPRDKFPQAIEGILKVAKDYDMIIGIVAHAGDGNVHPLVLFDQRNPDEVERVHAAEQALCELAVDLGGTMSGEHGIGIVKKKYLDKEFTPEAMETFRKLKRTFDPANRFNPEKIISI is encoded by the coding sequence ATGTTATCTCAAACAATTATTGATCGACTGCAAGAGATTGTCGGAGAGAAAAATGTGGTGACTCGTCCCACAGAGCTCTACGCATACGGCTATGACGGTACATTGCTCAGCGGTGACGCGATGGGCGTTGTGTTTCCACAAAGTACCGATCAAGTGGTTGAACTTGTCAAATATATGAATGAGCAAAATATTAAGATGGTTCCTCGGGGTGCCGGTACCAACGTTAGTGGTGGTACGATCCCTTCAGAGAAATCAATCGTTGTGAACTGCACGCGGATGACGAAGGTGCTGGAGATTGATACGGAGAATTTTGTCGCCGTTGTTGAGCCAGGGGTAGTTAACTTTGATCTGCAACAAGAGCTCGAGAAATACGGTTTTTACTATCCTCCCGATCCTTCTTCCTGGAAGGCTTCGACTCTGGGCGGTAATATCGGAGAGTGTTCCGGTGGACCTCGTTGCTTTAAGTATGGGGTAACCCGTGACTCCATTCTCGGCTTAGAAGTCGTTTTGCCCAATGGCAAAGTTATTCGTACGGGTGGACGGAACTTTAAAAGCGAACCGGGTCTTGATTTGACCCGTATCATTGTCGGTTCTGAAGGAACTTTAGGGTATGTTACCAAAGCATATCTGCGAATTTTACCCAAGCCGACCACGAAAAAGACGATGTTGGCTGTTTATAGTAAGGTAGAAGAGGCTTCTCAGACCGTTGCAGACATCGTTGCGGCTGGAATTATCCCCACGACGTTAGAAATGATGGACAACCTGCTCATCAATACCACTGAGGATTATTGTCATGCTGGATTGCCTCGTGATGCGGGAGCTATTCTCATCATCGAAATCGATGGTTATCCGGAAGATATGGAGGAGCAAATCGCGACCATTCGTGGCGTCACTGAGAAAGCAAATGCCAGGGACTTCAAAATTGCTCAGTCAGCTGCAGAAGTAGACCAAATCTGGCTCTCTCGCCGGGTCGCTTTTGGATCGGTTGCCCGTGTTAAGCCTTGCTATTCGATTCAGGATATTACCTTGCCGAGAGACAAGTTTCCACAAGCGATTGAGGGGATTCTCAAGGTGGCTAAGGATTACGATATGATTATCGGTATCGTAGCCCATGCTGGTGACGGCAATGTTCACCCCTTGGTGCTCTTCGATCAACGGAATCCTGATGAAGTTGAGCGGGTTCATGCTGCTGAACAAGCGCTGTGTGAACTGGCCGTCGATCTCGGCGGTACTATGAGTGGCGAGCATGGCATCGGGATTGTTAAGAAAAAATATCTAGATAAGGAATTCACTCCGGAAGCTATGGAAACATTCCGTAAGCTGAAGAGAACCTTTGACCCTGCTAACCGCTTTAACCCAGAAAAGATCATTTCTATATAA
- a CDS encoding FAD-binding oxidoreductase encodes MSNTIISELKGIVGESYVLDNPGDMAQYLKGDGKTTAVVFPGDTAEVSNIVKLANAQNVKISVAGLVADTKDLEGGIVLIMNRMNKMLEIDSKNFVATVQPGMLHQDFVQQLEADGYLFPVEPYAVDTSSVGGCFAIGDADSKSFNYGPTRTFMMGFEMVMATGEVMFIGNKCIKNVSGYDFIHFAVGSQGTFGIFTKILVKLLPQPAAKKAVVARFDCMEEANKTFSTLLKRHIHPDRMNLVSASLAKEILPGEGHLVLIDLEGFNNSGTKLANEIEAILCLGGGKDVQIITDKEAYEKLIQGWLKVRQTINNAPESVLEFAVGPMKMPQALAQLKAMNGALSDYPGVVVEGLLGAVMLLLPENTDKMALARKVNDMAMSLGGNVTGLLGHKLMCEAFNDEQMWSETAGLLDGLRKQFDPNGILNPGVKLLA; translated from the coding sequence ATGAGCAATACAATCATTAGTGAGTTAAAAGGGATTGTCGGCGAGAGTTATGTCTTGGACAATCCTGGGGATATGGCCCAATATCTTAAGGGAGATGGAAAGACAACGGCTGTTGTTTTCCCTGGAGATACAGCGGAAGTTTCTAATATCGTCAAGTTAGCCAATGCGCAAAACGTAAAAATCTCCGTCGCCGGTTTAGTCGCCGATACGAAGGATTTAGAGGGCGGAATCGTTCTGATCATGAACCGCATGAATAAAATGCTGGAGATTGACAGCAAGAATTTCGTTGCTACTGTACAACCGGGTATGCTTCATCAGGATTTTGTCCAACAGCTTGAGGCTGATGGATACTTATTCCCTGTGGAGCCCTATGCAGTGGATACTAGCTCCGTTGGTGGTTGCTTTGCCATCGGAGATGCGGATTCCAAATCCTTCAACTATGGTCCGACGAGGACCTTCATGATGGGATTTGAGATGGTAATGGCTACTGGTGAGGTTATGTTCATCGGTAATAAGTGCATTAAGAACGTTTCCGGCTATGATTTTATTCACTTTGCCGTGGGAAGCCAAGGAACCTTTGGCATCTTTACGAAAATCTTAGTCAAGCTTCTACCTCAACCTGCTGCGAAAAAGGCTGTTGTTGCCCGCTTTGATTGCATGGAAGAAGCCAATAAAACATTCAGCACCTTGCTTAAACGTCACATTCATCCAGACCGGATGAATCTTGTGAGTGCATCGTTAGCTAAAGAGATTCTTCCGGGAGAAGGACATCTGGTTCTGATTGATTTGGAAGGTTTTAATAATTCCGGTACGAAACTGGCCAATGAAATCGAAGCTATTCTTTGCTTAGGCGGGGGTAAGGACGTTCAAATCATCACGGACAAAGAAGCTTATGAAAAGCTTATTCAGGGCTGGCTTAAAGTGCGTCAAACCATTAATAATGCACCGGAAAGTGTTCTGGAATTTGCTGTAGGTCCTATGAAAATGCCGCAAGCCTTGGCTCAATTAAAGGCAATGAACGGTGCCCTAAGCGATTATCCCGGAGTCGTTGTCGAAGGACTTCTCGGAGCTGTTATGTTGTTGCTGCCTGAGAATACAGATAAAATGGCTCTTGCTCGTAAAGTAAACGATATGGCTATGTCCTTAGGTGGTAATGTTACTGGCCTCCTTGGTCATAAGCTTATGTGTGAAGCGTTTAATGATGAACAGATGTGGTCGGAGACAGCGGGTCTGCTCGACGGACTGCGGAAGCAATTCGACCCCAACGGTATTCTCAATCCAGGTGTAAAGCTGTTGGCTTAA